The Pogona vitticeps strain Pit_001003342236 chromosome 6, PviZW2.1, whole genome shotgun sequence genome contains a region encoding:
- the LOC110077435 gene encoding 2-acylglycerol O-acyltransferase 2-B isoform X2, translated as MWVQFAPLRLPLRRRLQTAAVLQWVFSFLALAQCCLVLYLVLLLGEGWALAVLYAAWLYLDWDTPARGGRRSAWVRRWTLWRYFRDYFPITLVKTAHLDPSHNYIFGFHPHGVLVAGAFGNFCTEATGFSEQFPGLTPHLLMLPFWFKVPFFRDYIMCAGLVSSEKASACYLLGQERRGQVAVAVVGGPPESLDARPGALTLQVLSRKGFIKTALQQGAALVPVFSFGENELFHQVSNPQGSVIRTIQERLQKAMGLALPLFHARGVFQYSFGLLPFRRPIHTVVSLAHSPA; from the exons ATGTGGGTTCAGTTCGCCCCGCTGCGCTTGCCCCTCCGGCGGCGTCTCCAAACCGCCGCCGTCCTCCAGTGGGTCTTCTCTTTCCTGGCCTTAg cgcAATGCTGCTTGGTGCTGTACCTGGTGCTGCTGCTGGGCGAGGGCTGGGCGCTGGCCGTCCTCTACGCGGCCTGGCTCTACCTGGACTGGGACACGCCGGCCCGCGGGGGTCGCCGATCGGCCTGGGTGCGCCGCTGGACCCTCTGGCGCTACTTCCGCGATTATTTCCCTATCACG CTGGTGAAGACAGCCCATCTGGATCCATCCCACAATTACATCTTTGGCTTCCACCCACACGGGGTGCTGGTCGCTGGTGCCTTTGGGAATTTCTGCACGGAGGCCACGGGCTTCTCGGAGCAGTTCCCGGGCCTCACCCCCCACTTGCTGATGCTGCCCTTCTGGTTCAAGGTGCCTTTCTTCCGGGACTACATTATGTGTGCAG GGCTGGTTTCCTCAGAGAAGGCCAGTGCCTGCTACCTCCTGGGCCAGGAACGCCGGGGCCAAGTTGCGGTGGCCGTGGTCGGAGGGCCCCCAGAGTCCTTGGATGCCCGCCCAGGCGCTCTCACCCTCCAGGTCCTCAGCCGCAAGGGGTTCATTAAAACCGCACTGCAGCAGGG AGCTGCCCTGGTCCCTGTTTTCTCCTTTGGGGAGAATGAGCTGTTCCACCAGGTCTCCAACCCCCAAGGTTCTGTCATCCGTACCATCCAGGAGCGGCTTCAGAAGGCCATGGGGCTGGCCCTGCCCCTCTTCCATGCCCGCGGCGTCTTCCAGTACAGCTTTGGCCTCCTTCCCTTCCGGAGGCCGATTCACACCGTGG